In a single window of the Bradyrhizobium sp. ORS 285 genome:
- a CDS encoding amidase, with product MADQGLIRETACAVVDKLKAGEVTPLDCLDALEARIKAVDDKVNALPTLCFDRARDHAKALMKKPAGERGLLAGLPVPIKDLTDVAGVLTTQGSPIFKDRIPERSDLMVEHLEANGGVIYAKSNTPEFGAGANTFNEVFGATRNPWDTSRSAAGSSGGAAVALATGMAWLAHGSDMGGSLRNPASFCGIVGLRPSFGRVAHTPAVAVDRNLGVQGPMARTVDDLALLLDAMSGEYAADPISLPSPATSFLAAARSGKKPVRIAYSPDLGITPVDPEVIAVTRKAAQRFAELGVIVEEAHPDFSEAHECFHVLRALDFAMSKQELLRTKRDLLKPEVIWNIEEGLKLTVAQIARAEAQRVAITGRAVKFFETYDLLLAPATIVPPFPVENRYVAECAGHKFDNYVQWLGIVYAITLACCPALSLPCGFTASGLPVGLQVIARPRNDAGLLAGAKVLEDILGVASSTPIDPRAPK from the coding sequence TTGGCCGACCAGGGATTGATCCGCGAGACCGCCTGCGCCGTCGTCGACAAGTTGAAGGCCGGCGAGGTCACCCCGCTCGATTGCTTGGACGCGCTCGAGGCGCGCATCAAGGCCGTCGACGACAAGGTCAATGCGCTGCCGACGCTGTGCTTCGACCGCGCCCGCGATCATGCCAAGGCGCTCATGAAGAAGCCGGCCGGTGAACGCGGCCTGCTCGCCGGACTTCCTGTCCCGATCAAGGATCTCACCGACGTCGCGGGCGTGCTGACCACGCAGGGCTCGCCGATCTTCAAGGACCGGATTCCGGAACGCTCCGATCTCATGGTCGAGCATCTCGAGGCCAATGGCGGCGTGATCTACGCCAAGTCGAACACGCCGGAGTTCGGCGCCGGCGCCAACACCTTCAACGAAGTGTTCGGCGCGACGCGCAATCCCTGGGACACGTCCCGCTCGGCCGCCGGCTCCTCCGGCGGCGCCGCCGTGGCGCTCGCGACCGGCATGGCCTGGCTGGCGCATGGCTCGGACATGGGCGGCTCGCTGCGCAATCCTGCGAGCTTCTGCGGCATCGTCGGCCTGCGCCCGAGCTTTGGCCGCGTCGCGCATACACCGGCGGTCGCCGTCGACCGCAACCTCGGCGTCCAGGGCCCGATGGCGCGGACCGTGGACGATCTCGCGCTGCTGCTCGATGCGATGAGCGGCGAGTATGCCGCCGATCCGATCTCGCTGCCGTCGCCCGCGACCTCGTTCCTGGCCGCCGCGCGCTCCGGCAAGAAGCCGGTGCGCATCGCCTACTCGCCCGATCTCGGCATCACGCCCGTCGACCCGGAAGTCATCGCCGTCACCCGCAAGGCGGCGCAGCGCTTCGCTGAGTTGGGCGTGATCGTCGAGGAGGCGCATCCGGATTTCAGCGAGGCGCATGAATGCTTCCACGTGCTGCGCGCGCTCGACTTCGCGATGAGCAAGCAGGAGCTGCTGCGCACCAAGCGCGACCTGCTGAAGCCGGAGGTGATCTGGAACATCGAGGAAGGCCTGAAGCTGACGGTCGCGCAGATCGCGCGCGCCGAGGCGCAGCGCGTCGCGATCACGGGGCGCGCCGTGAAGTTTTTCGAGACCTATGATCTGCTGCTGGCGCCGGCGACGATCGTGCCGCCCTTCCCGGTCGAGAACCGCTACGTCGCCGAATGCGCCGGCCACAAGTTCGACAACTACGTGCAATGGCTGGGCATCGTCTACGCCATCACGCTCGCCTGCTGCCCGGCTCTGTCCCTGCCCTGCGGCTTCACCGCCTCCGGCCTGCCGGTCGGCCTGCAGGTGATCGCCCGCCCGCGCAACGACGCCGGCCTGCTGGCGGGCGCCAAGGTGCTGGAAGACATCCTCGGCGTCGCAAGCTCCACCCCGATCGATCCGCGCGCGCCGAAGTGA
- a CDS encoding MFS transporter: protein MTDQAIEPAVEPATSIADVERRIKAILIGSAGNLVEWYDFYAYTAFALYFAPAFFPSKDPVVEQLNAAVVFAATFLMRPLGGWLFGYLADQYGRRLSLTVSVLCMCFGSLIIAVTPTYATIGIAAPIILALARVIEGLSLGGEYGASATYLSEVADAKHRGFYSSFQYVTLIGGQLTAIIVLLLLQKVFLTTEELKAWGWRIPFFIGACLAIFVAVMRRNLHETEAFVEAKKKSGSSSSMAALFRYPRELLLVVGLTAGGTAAFYTFTTYMQTFVKLSVGLTEDQTTMVIFGSLLFACVLQPLYGAISDRIGRKPLLIFFGIAGTLSTIPILTALKGTKEPFTAFLLICGAWIFTAGYTSINAVVKAELFPTNIRALGVGLPYAITVSLFGGTAPAIALYFKSIGHETWFYYYLSGVIFLSLLIYATMRDTKHASAMHRHE, encoded by the coding sequence ATGACAGACCAGGCGATCGAGCCTGCCGTAGAGCCCGCCACGTCGATCGCGGACGTCGAGCGCCGCATCAAGGCGATCCTGATCGGCTCCGCCGGCAACCTCGTCGAATGGTACGACTTCTACGCCTACACCGCGTTCGCGCTGTATTTCGCCCCGGCGTTCTTCCCGTCGAAGGACCCCGTCGTCGAGCAGCTCAACGCCGCCGTGGTGTTCGCCGCGACCTTCCTGATGCGTCCGCTCGGCGGCTGGTTGTTCGGCTATCTCGCCGACCAGTATGGCCGCAGGCTGTCGCTGACCGTCTCCGTGCTCTGCATGTGCTTCGGCTCGCTGATCATCGCGGTGACGCCGACCTATGCCACGATCGGCATCGCCGCGCCGATCATCCTGGCACTCGCCCGCGTCATCGAGGGGCTGAGCCTCGGCGGCGAATACGGCGCCAGCGCGACCTATCTGTCGGAAGTCGCCGACGCCAAACATCGCGGCTTCTATTCGAGCTTCCAATACGTCACCCTGATCGGCGGCCAGCTCACCGCGATCATCGTGCTCCTGCTGTTGCAGAAGGTGTTCTTGACGACGGAGGAACTGAAGGCTTGGGGCTGGCGCATTCCCTTCTTCATCGGCGCCTGCCTTGCGATCTTCGTCGCGGTGATGCGGCGGAATCTGCACGAGACCGAAGCGTTCGTGGAGGCCAAGAAGAAGTCGGGCTCATCCAGCTCGATGGCCGCGTTGTTCAGATATCCGCGCGAGCTGCTGCTCGTCGTCGGCCTCACCGCCGGCGGCACCGCGGCGTTCTACACCTTCACCACCTACATGCAGACCTTCGTGAAGCTCTCGGTCGGCCTGACCGAGGACCAGACCACGATGGTGATCTTCGGCTCGCTGCTGTTCGCCTGCGTGCTGCAGCCGCTGTACGGCGCGATCTCCGACCGCATCGGCCGCAAGCCGCTCTTGATCTTCTTCGGCATCGCCGGCACCCTGTCGACCATCCCGATCCTGACTGCGCTGAAGGGCACCAAGGAGCCGTTCACCGCCTTCCTCCTGATCTGCGGCGCCTGGATCTTCACGGCAGGCTACACCTCGATCAACGCCGTGGTGAAGGCCGAGCTGTTCCCGACCAACATCCGCGCGCTCGGCGTCGGCCTGCCCTACGCGATCACCGTGTCGCTGTTCGGCGGCACCGCGCCTGCGATCGCGCTGTACTTCAAGAGCATCGGGCACGAGACCTGGTTCTATTATTACCTGTCGGGCGTCATCTTCCTCTCGCTGCTGATCTATGCGACCATGCGCGACACCAAGCATGCCTCCGCCATGCATAGACACGAATGA
- a CDS encoding sulfite oxidase-like oxidoreductase: protein MADESGLPPESKLTRSKECWAREGKFLTGRIVRPEDERLPPGQHLTRDWPVLDLGLTPSITRERWRLDVYGAVENPLFWDFTAFLAQEQRQFVSDIHCVTTWSRYDNQWEGLATRDLLAACRPRESANFVVLHSYDGYTTNLTLEDFAAEDALLAHSWSGAPITGEHGGPVRVVVPHLYFWKSAKWLKAIEFLEADKPGYWEVRGYHNRGDPWAEQRYSD from the coding sequence ATGGCAGACGAGTCCGGGCTGCCGCCCGAGAGCAAGCTGACCCGCAGCAAGGAGTGCTGGGCGCGCGAGGGCAAATTCCTCACCGGCCGCATCGTCAGGCCGGAGGACGAGCGCCTGCCGCCCGGCCAACATCTGACCCGCGACTGGCCGGTGCTCGACCTCGGCCTGACGCCGAGCATCACCCGCGAGCGCTGGCGGCTCGACGTCTACGGCGCGGTCGAAAATCCGCTGTTCTGGGACTTCACCGCCTTCCTCGCCCAGGAGCAGCGGCAGTTCGTCTCCGACATCCATTGCGTCACGACCTGGTCGCGCTACGACAATCAATGGGAAGGTCTCGCCACGCGCGACCTGCTCGCCGCCTGCCGCCCGCGCGAGTCAGCCAATTTCGTCGTGCTGCATTCCTATGACGGCTACACCACCAACCTGACCCTGGAGGATTTCGCCGCCGAGGATGCCCTGCTCGCGCACAGCTGGTCCGGCGCGCCGATCACCGGTGAGCATGGCGGCCCGGTGCGCGTCGTCGTGCCGCATCTGTATTTCTGGAAGAGCGCGAAATGGCTCAAGGCGATCGAGTTTCTCGAGGCCGACAAGCCCGGCTATTGGGAAGTCCGCGGCTATCACAACCGCGGCGATCCCTGGGCCGAGCAGCGCTATTCGGATTGA
- a CDS encoding bifunctional alpha/beta hydrolase/OsmC family protein, with amino-acid sequence MPTERFQFDGASGDKLSAALDMPDGTPRAYALFAHCFSCGKDTHAARRIAMALTAHGIAVLRFDFTGLGSSEGDFANATFSSNVADLVRAADHLRETRQAPAILIGHSLGGAAVLAAAGDIPDAKAVVTIAAPSDPAHVTDMFKDSLEAIRRDGSAEVSLAGRPFRISSSFLDDVAEQRLLDKVKHLHKALLVMHSPVDDTVGIDNATHIFVAAKHPKSFISLDHADHLISSKQDATYIAEVIASWATRYVAPATPEPAATDGPRDVIVRETRSSKLQQSIALGPHHLTADEPLSVGGQDTGPGPYDLLLAALGACTSMTMRLYADRKFLPLDRITVTLRHSKIHAEDCAECETKVGLIDQLERDIHMDGALDQEQRKKLMEIADKCPVHRTLTSEIRIVTRAAE; translated from the coding sequence ATGCCGACCGAACGCTTCCAGTTTGACGGCGCAAGCGGCGACAAACTGTCCGCGGCGCTCGACATGCCCGACGGCACGCCGCGCGCTTACGCGCTGTTCGCGCATTGCTTCTCCTGCGGCAAGGATACGCATGCGGCGCGGCGCATCGCGATGGCGCTGACGGCGCATGGCATCGCGGTGCTGCGGTTTGACTTCACCGGCCTCGGCTCCAGCGAAGGCGACTTCGCCAACGCGACGTTCTCCTCCAACGTCGCCGACCTCGTCCGCGCCGCCGATCATCTGCGCGAGACGCGACAGGCGCCCGCGATCCTGATCGGCCACAGCCTCGGCGGCGCCGCCGTGCTGGCCGCGGCCGGCGACATCCCGGATGCAAAGGCCGTGGTGACGATCGCTGCTCCGTCCGATCCGGCGCATGTCACCGACATGTTCAAGGACAGTCTCGAGGCGATCCGCCGCGACGGCTCGGCCGAGGTCTCGCTGGCAGGCCGTCCGTTCCGTATCAGCAGCTCCTTCCTCGACGACGTCGCCGAGCAGCGCCTGCTCGACAAGGTCAAGCATCTGCACAAGGCGCTCTTGGTGATGCATTCGCCCGTCGACGACACCGTCGGCATCGACAACGCGACCCACATCTTCGTCGCCGCCAAGCATCCGAAGAGCTTCATTTCGCTCGATCATGCCGATCATCTGATCAGCAGCAAGCAGGACGCCACCTACATCGCCGAGGTGATCGCGAGCTGGGCCACCCGCTATGTCGCGCCGGCGACGCCTGAGCCCGCCGCCACGGATGGTCCGCGCGACGTGATCGTGCGCGAGACCCGCTCCAGCAAGCTGCAGCAGAGCATCGCGCTCGGCCCGCATCATCTCACAGCTGACGAACCGCTTTCGGTCGGCGGCCAGGATACCGGCCCAGGCCCCTACGACCTGCTGCTCGCCGCGCTCGGCGCCTGCACCTCGATGACGATGCGGCTCTATGCCGACCGAAAATTCCTGCCGCTCGACCGCATCACCGTCACGCTCCGCCACAGCAAGATCCATGCGGAGGATTGCGCGGAATGCGAGACCAAGGTCGGGCTGATCGATCAGCTCGAACGCGATATCCACATGGACGGCGCGCTCGATCAGGAGCAGCGCAAGAAGCTGATGGAGATCGCCGACAAATGCCCGGTACACCGGACACTGACCTCGGAGATCCGCATCGTCACGCGCGCGGCGGAGTGA
- a CDS encoding YeeE/YedE family protein, which translates to MAGLGIGLVYGVVGLLSGFCMMSSLRGWWADGDGLKVRTYALAMGIAVIATQLLAANGFVDLGKSIYLQPTFSVPLMFAGGALFGYGMVLANGCGSRALVLLGRGNLRSFVVVIVLAIAAEMTLKGLVAPLRIALMQGSQTTATATSLPALLSIGGLHGAPARLLPALALGGALLVFAFAHAPFRRAPGQMLAGLVVGLLIAAGWFATGYLGADDFNPVPVASLTFVAPIADGLQYVMLSTGSTVNFGIATVAGVLAGSLVTALVTRRFKLEGFHSPQHMLRSAGGAALMGIGGVMALGCSVGQGLTGLSTLALPSFVAIGGIFIGTAIGLRGALRVRPLKIEPQTAH; encoded by the coding sequence ATGGCCGGTCTCGGGATTGGCCTCGTCTATGGCGTCGTCGGCCTGCTCAGCGGCTTCTGCATGATGAGCAGTCTGCGCGGCTGGTGGGCGGACGGCGACGGCCTGAAGGTGCGGACTTACGCGCTGGCGATGGGCATCGCCGTCATCGCTACGCAGCTGCTCGCGGCCAATGGCTTTGTCGATCTCGGCAAGTCGATCTATCTGCAGCCGACCTTCTCGGTGCCGCTGATGTTCGCCGGAGGCGCGCTGTTCGGCTACGGCATGGTGCTGGCCAATGGCTGCGGCTCGCGCGCGCTGGTGCTGCTCGGCCGCGGCAATCTCCGCTCCTTTGTCGTGGTGATCGTGTTGGCGATCGCGGCGGAGATGACGTTGAAGGGCCTGGTCGCGCCGCTGCGGATCGCGCTGATGCAGGGCTCGCAGACCACGGCAACGGCGACGTCGCTTCCCGCGCTGCTCTCGATCGGTGGCTTGCACGGCGCACCGGCGCGATTGCTGCCGGCGCTCGCGCTCGGTGGCGCGCTGCTCGTCTTCGCTTTCGCGCATGCGCCGTTCCGGCGCGCGCCAGGCCAGATGCTGGCGGGCCTCGTTGTCGGCCTGCTGATCGCCGCCGGCTGGTTTGCGACCGGGTATCTCGGCGCTGACGATTTCAACCCCGTGCCGGTGGCCTCGTTGACCTTTGTTGCGCCGATTGCCGACGGCCTGCAATATGTCATGCTGTCGACCGGCTCGACGGTGAATTTTGGCATCGCCACCGTGGCTGGCGTGCTCGCCGGCAGTCTCGTCACCGCGCTCGTCACACGCCGCTTCAAGCTCGAAGGCTTTCATTCGCCGCAGCATATGCTGCGCTCGGCCGGCGGCGCCGCGCTGATGGGCATCGGCGGCGTCATGGCGCTGGGCTGCTCGGTCGGGCAGGGGCTCACGGGACTGTCGACCCTGGCGCTGCCGTCCTTCGTGGCGATCGGCGGCATCTTTATCGGCACAGCGATCGGCCTGCGTGGGGCGTTGCGGGTGCGGCCGCTGAAGATCGAGCCGCAGACCGCGCATTGA
- the paaI gene encoding hydroxyphenylacetyl-CoA thioesterase PaaI has translation MSGAVPLSPDALARACADAMWQDDRASQGLGMQIVEIGPGRAILRMTIQPHMVNGHGIAHGGFIFTLADSAFAFACNSHNDRTVAAQGSISFIRPGKLGDVLTASAHEVSRSGRSGIYDVRVAAGETVIAEFRGHSRSIGGTLVSTGTREAAS, from the coding sequence ATGAGCGGAGCGGTGCCCCTCTCTCCCGACGCCCTCGCCCGGGCCTGCGCGGATGCAATGTGGCAGGACGATCGCGCCAGCCAGGGGCTGGGCATGCAGATCGTCGAGATCGGCCCGGGCCGCGCGATTCTGCGGATGACGATCCAGCCGCACATGGTCAACGGCCACGGCATCGCCCATGGCGGCTTCATCTTCACGCTCGCCGATTCCGCGTTTGCGTTCGCCTGCAACTCCCACAACGACCGCACCGTGGCCGCGCAGGGCAGCATCAGCTTCATCCGGCCGGGCAAGCTCGGCGATGTCTTGACCGCCAGCGCCCACGAGGTGTCGCGCAGCGGCCGCTCCGGCATCTACGACGTGCGCGTCGCCGCGGGTGAGACCGTCATTGCCGAATTCCGCGGCCATTCCCGCAGCATCGGCGGCACGCTGGTTTCGACCGGCACGCGAGAGGCCGCAAGCTGA